In one Pseudomonadota bacterium genomic region, the following are encoded:
- a CDS encoding MerR family transcriptional regulator — MFYRIKEVCSITGLKPHVLRYWEQEFKDIKPVKSSRGQRLYKKKDLDIIFTIKRLLYEQRYTIDGARKYMMSKKNMLVLGQIKDELSEVIEMLKKGDLS, encoded by the coding sequence ATGTTTTATAGGATCAAAGAGGTATGCAGCATAACCGGCCTTAAGCCGCATGTGCTGAGATATTGGGAACAAGAATTCAAAGATATAAAACCTGTCAAGAGTTCAAGGGGACAAAGGTTATACAAAAAGAAGGATCTCGATATAATATTTACGATAAAGAGGTTGCTCTATGAACAAAGATATACAATCGATGGGGCAAGGAAATATATGATGAGTAAAAAAAATATGTTAGTGTTGGGACAGATTAAGGACGAACTATCAGAGGTTATTGAGATGTTAAAAAAAGGAGATTTGTCATGA
- the thrS gene encoding threonine--tRNA ligase, with amino-acid sequence MDLNVLRHSTSHLMAQAVKELFPETRVAIGPSIENGFYYDFDYPPGFTEEDLLKIEERMKEIVQRDIPIERKVVSKNDALEMFKNSGETYKVDIIEAIEDDEVSLYKQGDFTDLCRGPHLPSTGKIRAFKLLNLAGAYWRGDEKNKMLTRIYGTAFSDEKSLSEYLQFLEEVKKRDHRRLGKDLDLFSISDEVGAGLVIYHPKGALLRYLLEDFERKEHLKRGYQFVVGPHILKLEMWKKSGHFDNYRDNMYFTKIDDVDYGIKPMNCLAHIMVYKSAIRSYRDLPLRYFELGTVARHEKSGVLHGLMRVREFTQDDAHIFLRQDQLHQEILNIINFVRDTMKIFNFEYEMEISTRPEKFIGTLEDWDKAEIILKEVLTGEMIPFDINEGDGAFYGPKIDIKLKDAIGRKWQCATIQCDFALPERFDLHYVDSDGKRKRPVMLHRVILGALERFIGVLIEHYGGKFPVWLSPVQVIIMNITDEQEVYVKSMYQRMIDEGIRAELDTRNEKLSLKIREGAMKKVPYMVIAGKKEMNANLITVRMRDGGELRDVQLIDFIDRIKEDNIFRR; translated from the coding sequence ATGGATCTGAATGTTTTAAGACATAGCACGTCTCACCTTATGGCTCAGGCGGTGAAAGAACTTTTTCCTGAGACCAGGGTAGCTATAGGACCATCGATAGAAAACGGATTTTACTATGATTTCGATTACCCCCCTGGTTTTACGGAAGAAGACCTGTTGAAAATCGAAGAGCGGATGAAAGAAATTGTTCAAAGGGATATTCCAATCGAAAGAAAAGTTGTGAGCAAGAACGATGCCCTTGAAATGTTTAAAAATTCCGGTGAAACATATAAAGTGGATATTATCGAGGCAATAGAAGATGATGAGGTAAGCCTTTATAAGCAGGGTGATTTCACGGACTTGTGTAGAGGTCCCCATCTTCCGTCTACAGGTAAAATAAGGGCCTTTAAACTTTTGAACCTTGCAGGTGCATACTGGAGAGGTGATGAGAAAAATAAAATGCTCACAAGGATTTATGGGACAGCCTTTTCAGACGAAAAATCACTGAGCGAATATTTACAGTTTCTTGAAGAGGTAAAGAAACGTGACCACAGAAGGCTTGGTAAAGACCTTGACCTTTTCAGCATCTCCGACGAGGTTGGCGCCGGCCTTGTCATATATCATCCAAAAGGTGCGTTGTTACGGTACCTCCTTGAAGATTTTGAACGGAAAGAACATCTGAAGAGGGGTTATCAATTTGTCGTAGGGCCTCACATCCTGAAGCTCGAAATGTGGAAGAAATCGGGACATTTTGACAATTACAGGGACAATATGTATTTTACAAAGATTGACGATGTTGACTATGGCATAAAACCTATGAATTGTCTTGCCCATATCATGGTATACAAATCAGCCATCAGGAGTTACAGGGACTTACCCCTCAGGTATTTTGAGCTTGGAACTGTAGCCCGGCATGAAAAATCAGGCGTTCTCCACGGTCTTATGAGGGTGAGGGAGTTTACCCAGGACGACGCACATATATTTTTAAGACAGGATCAATTGCATCAGGAGATATTAAACATCATCAATTTTGTGCGCGATACAATGAAAATTTTTAATTTTGAATATGAAATGGAGATAAGCACAAGACCTGAAAAATTTATCGGTACCCTTGAAGACTGGGATAAAGCTGAAATTATTCTCAAAGAGGTTCTGACCGGCGAGATGATACCCTTTGATATAAACGAAGGTGATGGAGCCTTTTATGGCCCTAAAATAGATATTAAGCTGAAGGATGCCATCGGGAGAAAGTGGCAGTGTGCAACGATACAATGTGATTTTGCCCTCCCCGAAAGGTTTGACCTTCATTATGTTGATAGCGATGGAAAGAGAAAAAGACCTGTAATGCTCCACAGGGTGATCCTCGGTGCACTTGAAAGATTCATTGGTGTTCTGATAGAACATTACGGCGGCAAATTTCCTGTATGGTTATCGCCTGTGCAGGTAATCATCATGAATATTACTGATGAGCAGGAAGTATATGTAAAATCGATGTATCAGCGTATGATTGATGAAGGGATAAGGGCAGAACTCGATACAAGAAATGAAAAGCTGAGCCTGAAGATACGTGAAGGGGCAATGAAAAAGGTTCCTTATATGGTTATAGCGGGCAAGAAAGAAATGAATGCAAACCTTATCACTGTAAGGATGAGGGATGGCGGGGAATTGAGAGATGTCCAGTTAATTGATTTTATTGATAGAATAAAAGAGGACAATATTTTCAGGAGGTGA
- the infC gene encoding translation initiation factor IF-3, which produces MGKDVKDTININEKVKAREVRLIDDEGKQFGIVPTFDALKLARERGLDLVEVSPKTTPPVCKIMDYGKFKYQLAKKAQEAKKKQTVIQLKEMKLGLKIEEHDLMFKIKHVRGFLEEGCKVKIIIMFKGREVLHVDMGDKLAQKMIESIKDVGELEQKPKFDGRNIVMVFAPP; this is translated from the coding sequence ATAGGAAAGGATGTCAAGGATACAATCAATATTAACGAGAAAGTAAAGGCAAGAGAGGTCAGATTAATTGACGATGAGGGGAAACAGTTTGGCATTGTCCCCACATTCGACGCATTGAAGCTTGCGAGAGAACGAGGTTTGGACCTTGTTGAGGTTTCTCCAAAAACAACCCCGCCTGTTTGCAAGATTATGGATTATGGTAAATTTAAATATCAGCTTGCAAAGAAGGCACAAGAGGCTAAGAAAAAGCAGACCGTAATACAACTGAAAGAGATGAAGCTGGGTCTGAAAATCGAAGAGCATGATCTTATGTTCAAGATAAAACATGTTAGAGGTTTTCTTGAAGAAGGATGCAAGGTGAAGATTATCATAATGTTTAAGGGCAGGGAAGTACTCCATGTTGATATGGGAGATAAGCTTGCGCAAAAGATGATAGAATCTATTAAGGACGTTGGTGAACTGGAACAGAAACCAAAATTTGATGGCAGGAATATCGTAATGGTATTTGCTCCACCGTAA
- the pheS gene encoding phenylalanine--tRNA ligase subunit alpha: protein MDINALKSKVEQEISSVENIDDLEKARTFLLGRKGIFSEYIDRIKTLDKEERKIFGREINLLKQWTEEKLREFKQFYEDEEKNRRERAIWIDISMPGKTPVTGKKHPITQTLEEIIRIFSSLGFSVAEGPDIESDYYNFEALNIPHDHPARDMQDTFYIKKGVVLRTHTSPVQIRVMESQLPPVKIIAPGAVYRCDSDVSHTPMFHQVEGLMVDRHMRFSDLKGILSIFIQEMFGSNTPLRFRPSYFPFTEPSAEVDIGCVICGGSGCRVCKDTGWLEILGSGMVHPQVFRIVGYDPEEVTGFAFGMGVERVAMIKFGIDDIRQFYYNDIRFLSQF from the coding sequence TTGGACATAAATGCCTTAAAAAGCAAGGTTGAGCAAGAAATTTCTTCTGTAGAAAATATTGATGATTTGGAAAAGGCAAGAACCTTCCTTCTCGGAAGAAAGGGAATCTTTTCTGAATATATTGATCGAATAAAAACCTTGGACAAAGAAGAGAGGAAAATATTCGGCAGGGAGATTAATCTATTAAAACAATGGACTGAGGAAAAACTAAGAGAATTTAAACAGTTTTATGAGGATGAAGAGAAAAATAGAAGGGAGCGGGCTATCTGGATTGATATTTCCATGCCGGGTAAAACTCCCGTAACAGGAAAAAAACATCCTATTACACAAACATTGGAAGAAATCATCAGGATATTTTCATCGCTTGGATTTTCTGTTGCTGAAGGTCCTGACATAGAATCGGATTACTATAATTTTGAAGCCCTTAACATTCCGCATGATCATCCAGCACGAGATATGCAGGATACATTTTACATCAAAAAGGGTGTTGTGCTGAGAACACATACTTCCCCTGTTCAAATAAGGGTCATGGAATCACAACTCCCCCCTGTAAAGATAATTGCTCCCGGAGCGGTTTACAGGTGTGATAGTGATGTATCCCATACACCCATGTTCCATCAGGTCGAGGGACTTATGGTGGACAGGCACATGAGGTTTTCCGATTTGAAGGGGATATTGAGTATTTTTATCCAGGAAATGTTTGGAAGCAATACTCCCTTGAGATTCAGACCGAGTTATTTTCCTTTTACAGAACCATCTGCAGAGGTTGATATAGGCTGTGTTATCTGTGGCGGAAGTGGTTGCAGGGTATGTAAAGACACGGGATGGCTTGAGATACTTGGTTCCGGCATGGTGCACCCGCAGGTATTCAGGATAGTCGGGTATGATCCGGAAGAGGTAACAGGTTTTGCTTTTGGTATGGGGGTCGAGAGGGTTGCTATGATTAAGTTTGGTATAGACGATATAAGGCAATTTTATTACAATGATATACGATTTCTTTCTCAATTCTGA
- the rpmI gene encoding 50S ribosomal protein L35, translating into MPKIKTQRGLAKRVKVTATGKIKRSKAYHSHLLSSKTPKMKRRLSKSDTIHPSDAKRIKSLIPYL; encoded by the coding sequence ATGCCTAAAATAAAGACACAGAGAGGGTTAGCAAAACGGGTTAAGGTGACCGCGACCGGCAAGATAAAAAGGTCAAAAGCGTATCACAGTCACCTTCTCTCTTCAAAAACACCAAAGATGAAGAGAAGATTGTCAAAATCTGATACAATCCATCCGTCTGATGCGAAAAGGATAAAGAGTTTAATACCTTATTTATAA
- a CDS encoding acetyl-CoA C-acetyltransferase, producing MRDVVIVSCARTAIGQFGQSLKDVPAVQLGGIAIKEAIKRAGIRPSKSKDKDVAPDIFGGKTDTELEAKYYDYDSSLKEVVIDEVVMGNVLQAGLGQNSGRQASINGGVPKETAAYTINKVCASGLRAIINGVQSIQCGDNDVVVAGGMENMSLAPFALPSLRFGARMFDTKAIDLMVLDGIWEIFYGYHMGVTAENIAAKYGITRLEQDEFGALSHQRAMAAIKAGLFKDEIIPVIIPKKKGDPFVFDTDERPMDTTVEKMSKIAPAFKKDGTVTAGNASGLNDAASAVVIMTRDKAKELGIKPMGRLVSWANGGLDPAYMGLGPIPAVRKALKKANLTLDQIDLIELNEAFSSQAIACMRELKVNPDKCNMFGGGISLGHPIGCTGSRLVTTALYQMRRLGLKYGLVSMCIGGGMGLAAVIECEA from the coding sequence ATGAGAGATGTAGTTATTGTATCATGCGCAAGAACAGCTATAGGTCAGTTTGGTCAATCCCTTAAGGATGTACCTGCCGTACAGCTCGGCGGAATCGCAATCAAAGAAGCAATAAAAAGGGCAGGAATCAGGCCCTCAAAGAGCAAGGATAAAGATGTTGCGCCGGATATTTTTGGCGGGAAAACCGATACGGAACTCGAAGCAAAATACTACGACTACGACAGCAGCTTAAAAGAGGTTGTCATTGACGAAGTTGTCATGGGTAATGTTCTTCAGGCAGGACTCGGACAAAACTCAGGCCGTCAGGCAAGCATCAACGGTGGGGTACCAAAAGAAACTGCGGCATACACAATCAACAAGGTATGCGCTTCCGGATTAAGGGCAATCATCAACGGCGTACAGTCAATTCAGTGCGGTGATAACGATGTGGTGGTAGCAGGCGGTATGGAAAACATGAGCCTTGCACCCTTTGCACTTCCATCTTTGCGTTTTGGCGCAAGAATGTTCGACACAAAAGCCATTGACCTTATGGTTCTTGACGGCATCTGGGAAATCTTTTATGGATACCACATGGGTGTTACAGCAGAGAATATCGCTGCTAAATACGGCATCACCCGCCTCGAACAGGACGAGTTCGGAGCACTGAGCCACCAGCGTGCCATGGCAGCCATCAAAGCCGGACTCTTCAAGGATGAAATTATACCTGTCATCATTCCCAAGAAAAAAGGTGATCCCTTTGTCTTCGACACTGACGAAAGACCTATGGACACGACCGTTGAGAAGATGTCAAAGATCGCGCCGGCATTCAAGAAAGATGGAACAGTTACTGCCGGTAATGCCTCAGGCCTCAATGACGCAGCATCAGCAGTAGTCATTATGACAAGGGACAAAGCAAAAGAACTCGGCATAAAACCAATGGGAAGGCTTGTTTCATGGGCAAACGGCGGTCTTGATCCGGCATATATGGGTCTCGGTCCCATCCCGGCCGTAAGAAAGGCGCTGAAAAAGGCAAATTTAACACTCGACCAGATTGACCTTATCGAGCTTAACGAGGCATTCTCATCCCAGGCTATCGCTTGCATGAGAGAGTTGAAAGTCAATCCGGATAAATGCAATATGTTCGGCGGCGGCATCTCCCTCGGTCATCCAATCGGTTGCACTGGTTCAAGACTCGTCACAACGGCCCTATATCAGATGAGAAGACTTGGTCTGAAATATGGTCTTGTTTCCATGTGTATCGGCGGCGGTATGGGTCTGGCAGCAGTCATCGAATGTGAGGCATAA
- a CDS encoding site-2 protease family protein: MLHIILFLLTIASTYFVGGLSYSLSIISILLAHEMGHYFMSKKYGIPATLPYFIPFPLSPFGTFGAIIKMKGVIVNKKALFDIGVAGPISGFLVAVPFIILGIKLSDIQSISGSASFIELGDPLLFKIIQQLIVGKIPPGYDLVLHPFAYAGWVGLFVTALNLLPVGQLDGGHIIYAVFGDKSRWVFIGTITTLAIISIFYNPGWLVLVIILLIFGMRHPKPLDMETELDSKRRYIALIILIIFALSFTPAPFPSLNTGGNTGKIGGIPI; encoded by the coding sequence ATGCTCCATATCATACTTTTCTTATTAACTATTGCTTCAACGTACTTCGTAGGTGGTTTATCCTATAGCCTTTCAATTATCTCCATACTTCTTGCACATGAGATGGGTCATTATTTTATGAGTAAAAAATATGGTATACCTGCAACATTGCCCTATTTCATACCATTTCCGCTGTCCCCGTTTGGTACATTCGGGGCAATCATAAAGATGAAAGGGGTTATTGTTAATAAAAAGGCGTTATTTGATATCGGGGTTGCGGGACCAATATCGGGCTTTCTTGTAGCTGTCCCGTTTATTATTTTAGGCATTAAATTATCAGATATTCAGTCCATATCGGGCAGCGCATCATTTATCGAGCTTGGCGACCCGTTGCTCTTCAAGATTATCCAGCAATTAATTGTAGGAAAAATACCTCCAGGGTATGATCTTGTCTTACATCCCTTTGCCTATGCAGGGTGGGTAGGGTTATTCGTAACAGCCCTTAATCTCCTCCCTGTAGGACAATTAGATGGTGGTCATATCATATATGCAGTTTTCGGTGATAAAAGCAGATGGGTGTTTATTGGAACTATCACTACGCTTGCCATCATCTCTATATTTTATAATCCCGGGTGGTTAGTGTTAGTTATAATCCTTCTGATTTTTGGTATGCGGCATCCTAAGCCCCTTGATATGGAAACTGAACTCGATAGTAAAAGAAGGTATATCGCTTTAATAATCCTTATCATATTTGCACTCTCGTTTACCCCTGCGCCTTTTCCATCGCTAAACACAGGAGGAAATACAGGGAAAATTGGCGGCATCCCCATATGA
- a CDS encoding enoyl-CoA hydratase-related protein: MDYKNLIIEIKDRIAIVKVNRPKALNALNSETLDEIRDAAEALNINKDVWVVIVTGEGDRAFVAGADIVEMKDMTALEGMQFSQRGHEALSALENMSKPVIAAVNGYALGGGFEIAIACDFIYASDKARLGFPETTLGIHPGFGGTQRAAKLVGLAKAKEMIFTGKTITVQEAYEMGFINKIIPHAELMKEVIALAESIKANGPFSVRLAKECINKSLYLGTDEALMVEAKDFGLCFATKDQKEGMTAFVEKRKPTFTGE; encoded by the coding sequence ATGGATTATAAAAACTTAATAATTGAAATAAAAGACAGAATTGCAATTGTTAAGGTAAACAGACCTAAGGCCCTAAATGCCCTTAATTCCGAAACCCTTGACGAGATAAGGGACGCAGCCGAGGCGCTTAATATTAATAAGGATGTCTGGGTTGTAATTGTCACCGGTGAAGGTGACAGGGCTTTTGTGGCAGGGGCAGATATCGTTGAAATGAAAGACATGACCGCCCTCGAGGGGATGCAATTTTCGCAGAGGGGACACGAAGCCCTTTCAGCCCTTGAGAATATGAGTAAACCGGTTATTGCTGCAGTAAATGGCTATGCCCTCGGTGGGGGGTTTGAAATTGCCATTGCCTGTGATTTCATCTATGCCTCCGACAAAGCCAGGTTGGGTTTTCCTGAAACCACACTGGGCATACATCCCGGTTTCGGTGGTACACAAAGGGCGGCAAAACTTGTGGGATTAGCAAAAGCAAAAGAGATGATTTTCACAGGGAAAACTATAACTGTACAGGAAGCATACGAAATGGGTTTTATCAACAAGATAATCCCCCATGCAGAGCTGATGAAGGAAGTCATAGCTCTTGCCGAGAGTATAAAGGCCAATGGTCCTTTCTCTGTAAGGCTTGCCAAGGAATGTATCAACAAGAGTCTTTACCTTGGCACGGACGAAGCGCTCATGGTAGAGGCAAAGGATTTTGGCCTATGTTTTGCCACAAAAGATCAGAAAGAAGGTATGACTGCATTTGTTGAAAAAAGGAAACCCACCTTTACAGGTGAATAA
- the rplT gene encoding 50S ribosomal protein L20, translating to MPRAKRGVKARRRRKKILKLAKGMYASRRTTYSVAKRAVFKALAYSYRDRRQRKRDFRTLWIARINAACRVYGIPYSRFINGLKAANINLNRKSLADMAVNDPAGFENVIVKVKEVMVQ from the coding sequence ATGCCAAGGGCAAAAAGAGGAGTTAAAGCAAGAAGAAGAAGGAAAAAAATACTAAAGCTTGCAAAAGGTATGTATGCAAGCAGGCGCACAACATATAGCGTAGCAAAACGGGCTGTATTTAAGGCATTAGCGTATTCCTACAGGGATAGGAGACAGAGAAAAAGAGATTTCAGGACATTATGGATAGCACGAATCAATGCTGCCTGCAGGGTTTATGGAATACCTTACAGCAGATTTATAAACGGGTTGAAAGCTGCCAATATAAACCTCAACCGTAAATCTCTTGCAGATATGGCTGTCAATGATCCTGCCGGATTTGAGAACGTAATAGTCAAAGTAAAAGAAGTGATGGTCCAATAA
- a CDS encoding integration host factor subunit alpha: MTKIEIVTNVYEKLGFSKRECADIVDKFFEVIKETLANGENVKISGFGNFIVKQKKARRGRNPQTGDEIEIAKRKVLNYRLSQVLKDAINDK, translated from the coding sequence ATGACCAAGATAGAAATTGTTACAAATGTGTATGAGAAGTTGGGTTTTTCAAAACGGGAGTGTGCAGATATTGTTGACAAATTTTTTGAGGTTATCAAAGAAACGCTGGCAAATGGTGAGAATGTTAAAATTTCGGGTTTTGGTAATTTTATTGTGAAACAGAAAAAGGCAAGAAGGGGAAGAAACCCGCAAACAGGTGATGAAATTGAGATTGCGAAAAGAAAGGTATTAAATTACAGGTTGAGCCAGGTTCTAAAAGACGCAATAAACGATAAATAA
- the pheT gene encoding phenylalanine--tRNA ligase subunit beta has protein sequence MRIPFEWLKDFVVIDIEPQELAKRLTMRGLEVESLEEYAPSFRNVVAGEIISIDRHPKADNLSICTIDNGSNILPVVCGAKNISKGDKVPFAMIDARLADGAVIEKKELSGVTSFGMLCSERELGLSDDHSGIFILEDNAKLGEPLEHILGVGDVVFDINVPPNRGDCLSVYGIAREVGSTLDQKIRILPFLLEAEETGNIADFISIDVSDLEACPRYVLKMIQGITIKKSPYWIRSRISKCGMRPINSIVDVTNYVMLEFGQPLHAFDYDRLRGNRIEVKLTDAPTVFRTLDGEERMLASNDLLVCDGDGPVAIAGIMGGENSEITESTKNVALESAFFNPYFIRRTARGLGIRSEASLRFEKGIDIDSVNFAAERAIFLMHKLSGGKVVKGYREVYDKKELNRIFVSFGRINEILGTAIEQRDIVGALRSVDLHVVKEEESGFLVSIPPFRYDINEYIDIIEEIARIHGYEHIPATTPVTAVKTLKRDKKENQAGIAKDYFKSAGFNELINFAFFSVKDIDNFFITSPDERVSCVNIMNPISKDYEVMRTFIAAGVLKNIAYNLNRGAKSLRFFESGKVFYLNTEGLPVEYPAVCFAMTGREREYFWRDKYPEYDFFDIKGVLEGLVNCFGLDIHIEKSVEPFLNPNKSGDVFVNNEKAGWIGEIKDEVLKFYEIEQKVYCVELRFDVIWKMSRLNVQYTSIPKYPQVTRDFTFLIADKTPVSHIIEKIKGVSPLIIDVGVFDMFKKEVRSVSFRVVFQSFEDTLKDETVNALQDIIIKEVTNIDGVMLRG, from the coding sequence TTGAGGATCCCTTTTGAGTGGTTAAAAGATTTTGTTGTAATAGATATAGAACCGCAGGAACTGGCAAAAAGGCTTACCATGCGGGGACTTGAAGTTGAGTCTTTGGAGGAGTATGCCCCGTCCTTCAGAAATGTTGTTGCTGGTGAGATAATTTCCATTGACAGGCACCCCAAAGCGGACAATCTGAGCATATGTACCATTGATAATGGGAGCAATATCCTTCCAGTTGTATGTGGTGCAAAAAATATCTCAAAAGGTGATAAAGTCCCCTTTGCAATGATAGATGCAAGACTGGCCGACGGAGCGGTTATCGAAAAGAAAGAGTTGAGCGGTGTCACATCTTTTGGCATGCTTTGTTCTGAGAGGGAATTAGGTCTTTCAGATGACCATAGCGGGATATTCATTCTGGAAGATAATGCAAAGTTAGGAGAACCTCTTGAACATATTCTGGGAGTAGGGGATGTTGTTTTTGACATAAATGTGCCCCCCAACAGAGGGGATTGCCTCTCCGTATATGGAATAGCAAGGGAGGTTGGAAGCACACTCGACCAGAAAATAAGAATTCTGCCATTTCTCCTCGAAGCGGAAGAGACCGGAAATATTGCTGATTTTATATCGATCGATGTATCTGATCTTGAAGCATGCCCCCGTTATGTTTTAAAAATGATACAGGGCATAACAATTAAAAAATCTCCCTACTGGATAAGAAGCAGGATCAGCAAATGCGGGATGAGGCCCATTAATTCTATTGTAGATGTTACGAATTATGTCATGCTGGAGTTTGGACAGCCACTCCATGCCTTTGACTATGATAGACTCAGAGGGAACAGGATTGAGGTCAAATTAACAGATGCTCCAACCGTATTCCGCACTCTCGATGGCGAGGAGAGAATGCTTGCATCAAACGACTTGCTCGTATGCGATGGGGATGGGCCTGTTGCAATAGCAGGTATCATGGGTGGTGAAAACTCTGAGATTACAGAGAGTACAAAAAATGTTGCTTTAGAAAGTGCTTTTTTCAATCCTTATTTCATAAGGCGAACGGCAAGAGGATTAGGTATCCGGTCTGAAGCATCATTGAGGTTTGAAAAAGGGATAGACATTGATAGTGTTAATTTTGCTGCTGAAAGGGCAATTTTTTTGATGCATAAGCTCTCGGGTGGCAAGGTTGTAAAGGGGTACAGGGAAGTATATGACAAAAAGGAATTGAACCGTATTTTTGTGAGCTTTGGAAGGATAAACGAAATCCTTGGAACAGCTATAGAGCAACGTGATATTGTGGGTGCCCTGAGATCGGTTGATCTCCATGTGGTGAAAGAGGAAGAGAGTGGTTTTCTGGTTTCAATACCTCCATTCAGGTATGATATTAATGAATATATTGATATTATAGAAGAAATAGCGAGGATACATGGCTATGAGCATATACCTGCCACTACCCCTGTAACGGCTGTAAAAACCCTGAAGAGGGATAAAAAAGAAAACCAAGCCGGTATTGCTAAAGACTATTTTAAATCGGCCGGTTTCAATGAGTTAATTAATTTTGCATTTTTTAGTGTAAAAGATATAGATAATTTTTTCATTACATCTCCTGATGAAAGGGTCTCATGTGTTAATATCATGAACCCCATCTCAAAAGACTATGAAGTTATGAGGACATTTATTGCTGCCGGGGTATTGAAAAATATTGCTTACAATCTAAACAGAGGCGCAAAGAGTCTGAGGTTTTTTGAGTCCGGGAAGGTCTTCTATTTAAACACAGAAGGTCTTCCTGTTGAGTATCCTGCTGTATGTTTTGCCATGACCGGGCGGGAAAGGGAGTATTTCTGGAGAGATAAATACCCTGAATACGATTTTTTTGATATAAAAGGTGTTCTCGAAGGATTGGTGAACTGTTTTGGATTGGATATTCACATCGAAAAAAGTGTGGAACCCTTTTTAAACCCCAACAAATCTGGTGACGTTTTTGTTAATAACGAAAAAGCAGGCTGGATTGGTGAAATTAAGGATGAGGTTTTAAAATTCTACGAGATTGAACAAAAAGTCTATTGTGTTGAGTTGAGATTCGATGTAATCTGGAAAATGAGTCGCCTTAATGTGCAATACACGTCGATCCCAAAATATCCACAGGTAACAAGAGATTTTACTTTTTTGATTGCCGATAAGACGCCGGTTTCCCATATAATTGAAAAAATTAAAGGTGTGTCACCATTAATAATTGACGTAGGGGTTTTCGATATGTTTAAAAAAGAAGTGAGAAGCGTGTCCTTTCGAGTAGTGTTTCAATCTTTTGAGGATACATTGAAGGATGAAACGGTGAACGCTTTGCAGGATATTATTATTAAAGAGGTCACAAATATAGATGGAGTAATGTTAAGGGGTTAA